A stretch of Henckelia pumila isolate YLH828 chromosome 4, ASM3356847v2, whole genome shotgun sequence DNA encodes these proteins:
- the LOC140862018 gene encoding serine/threonine-protein phosphatase 7 long form homolog, which translates to MGFYGVLLCGSRQYDNHLITALVERWRRETHTFHFRCGEATITLQDISIIWGLPIDGEPVIGIDVSRKVEEWQHICLDLLGFTPLTSHFKGGHLSMTALYEHCMAAHIDDNSPEIDVVKYTRCVALMIIGGIMVPDYQGGSVKLIFLQLLRDIERIRSYSWGSAVLAFLYRELCNATRIRKAIISGPLFILQVWAWSRITFVNPDINGLSLTVPQNEFEEDIPYAPYGARWSNVFSYTHSPTHAVRIIRDCFDRMTNAEFNWIVYNKKDVDVKAIISTYDNRIWRCVCPLICFDIVEMHRPDRVLRQFKMRQSIPRPALDNDNLHNVNRTGHRNTDWREYHKDAIILWNGKLSNVARGERYRRSSEVDDDYFPWYDRITVRFISPAVTGLGFRPYQPNLDIGRHSNIPQNFSVSSSDSQQSSSGFVPPRPSGEFYNAGPSGGFYNAGPSGGFDNAGPSSGLYNTGPFGGFYGAGPSGSYVDAGYHTPFCENIQSFTDLLNTGQRNILAPERNVPSPVIFPSYSDEQQERSEEIVDAPVVRRGQRRRRPPACGTGGHLYNCNCHEQ; encoded by the exons atggggttttatggtgttttgttgtgtGGATCTCGGCAATATGATAATCATTTAATTACTGCTTTGGTTGAACGATGGCGACGTGAAACACATACCTTTCATTTTAGATGTGGTGAAGCAACCATCACTTTACAGGATATTTCCATTATTTGGGGTCTACCTATTGATGGTGAGCCTGTAATTGGTATAGATGTTTCACGCAAAGTTGAAGAGTGGCAGcatatatgtttggatttattggGATTTACGCCACTGACGTCGCATTTCAAAGGTGGTCACTTATCGATGACCGCTTTATATGAGCATTGCATGGCTGCACATATCGATGATAATAGTCCAGAAATAGATGTCGTAAAATATACCCGTTGTGTAGCATTAATGATTATTGGAGGAATCATGGTTCCAGATTATCAAGGAGGATCtgttaaattgatttttttgcaACTACTTCGGGATATTGAACGCATCAGATCTTATAGTTGGGGAAGTGCAGTTCTAGCATTCCTATATCGTGAGTTATGCAATGCAACACGGATAAGAAAAGCTATAATATCCGGGCCTCTATTTATCCTACAG GTATGGGCATGGAGCAGGATTACATTTGTTAATCCTGATATAAATGGATTATCTCTGACTGTGCCTCAAAATGAATTCGAGGAAGATATTCCATATGCTCCTTATGGTGCACG GTGGTCAAATGTGTTTAGTTACACTCATTCACCAACGCACGCTGTTAGAATTATAAGGGATTGCTTCGATCGTATGACTAATGCCGAG TTTAATTGGATAGTTTACAACAAGAAAGATGTTGATGTTAAAGCGATCATTAGTACATACGATAATAGAATCTGGAGATGTGTTTGTCCTCTGATTTGTTTTGATATTGTGGAGATGCATCGTCCTGATCGGGTCTTGAGGCAGTTCAAAATGCGACAATCTATTCCTAGGCCTGCACTTGACAACGATAACCTACACAATGTTAATAGAACAGGTCATCGCAACACTGATTGGAGAGAGTATCATAAAGATGCAATTATTCTTTGGAATGGAAAATTGAGTAATGTTGCCCGAGGAGAACGTTACAGAAGATCTAGCGAAGTCGATGATGATTACTTTCCATGGTATGATCGCATTACTGTACGATTTATATCGCCTGCAGTAACTGGGCTTGGTTTTAGGCCATATCAACCGAATTTAGATATTGGCAGACACAGTAATATTCCACAAAATTTTAGTGTGTCATCCTCTGATTCGCAGCAGTCATCATCAGGGTTTGTTCCTCCTCGTCCATCTGGTGAGTTCTACAACGCGGGTCCATCTGGTGGGTTCTACAACGCGGGTCCATCTGGTGGGTTCGACAATGCAGGGCCATCTAGTGGGTTGTACAATACCGGACCATTCGGTGGATTTTACGGTGCAGGACCATCTGGTTCATATGTTGATGCCGGTTATCATACTCCATTTTGTGAAAATATCCAAAGTTTTACAGATCTGCTTAATACTGGTCAACGCAATATTCTGGCTCCTGAAAGAAACGTTCCATCACCTGTAATATTCCCTAGTTATTCAGATGAGCAACAAGAGAGGAGTGAAGAAATTGTTGATGCTCCTGTTGTGCGTAGAGGACAACGTAGACGTAGACCACCTGCTTGTGGTACCGGTGGTCATTTGTATAACTGCAATTGTCATgaacaataa